One window of Cryobacterium arcticum genomic DNA carries:
- a CDS encoding primosomal protein, translating into MTPTERNGNDARDNGSGDRRTGGYQGGRGGSDRPRQDGARTPYKGNAGSGNDRPQRDGERPPYRGNSDRPARDGDRAPYRGNSDRSQGGERAPYRGNSDRPQGGERAPYRGNSDRPAYNSDRPARDGDRPPYRGNSDRPAYKGNSDRPQRDGDRPPYRGNSDRPQGGERAPYRGNSDRPAYNSDRPARDGDRPPYRGNSDRPARDGDRPPYRGNSDRPQGGERAPYRGNSDRPAYNSDRPAYKGNSDRPQRDGERPPYRGNSDRPAYNSDRPAYKGNSDRPQRDGDRPPYRGNTDRPAYKGNSDRPQRDGDRPAYNSDRPAYKGNSDRPQRDGDRPAYKGNSDRPQRDGDRPAYKGDSDRPAYKGTSDRPQRDGDRPAYKGNSDRPAYKGNSDRPQRDTENKPWLKDSARGGSPTRAGAPRDAGKKLWTRDGAPARNDRDARVVEEEMTEEQRMQRELRSVRPRHDDPELPDDITADDLDRIARNELKTLTKDNAEAVGRHLAMAARVIDEDPELAHRHVMSAARRAGRIAVVRESLAITAYATGDFALALRELRTYRRISGSNAQLPLMVDSERGVGRPDRALELGRSVDRSTLPAGVQVALAIAMSGARLDLGEAEAALSELEIAQLDPKTAFSYSSELFAAYAEVLEELGRTDEADLWNERASRADAALNGDVDETIEIVELDDEEFDEDEDDTDDESDEDEADNADTPDELETADITITDTEDIASPDDESTDESESATNHAEGVDEDPETTPVD; encoded by the coding sequence GTGACCCCCACGGAACGCAACGGGAACGACGCACGCGATAACGGAAGCGGCGACCGTCGAACCGGCGGTTACCAGGGAGGTCGCGGAGGCTCCGACCGGCCTCGCCAAGACGGCGCACGAACGCCGTACAAGGGCAACGCCGGCTCCGGCAATGACCGTCCGCAGCGCGACGGAGAACGTCCTCCGTACCGCGGCAACTCTGACCGCCCGGCCCGCGATGGCGATCGTGCTCCGTACCGTGGCAACTCCGATCGCTCGCAGGGCGGGGAGCGCGCACCGTACCGGGGCAACTCCGACCGCCCTCAGGGTGGCGAGCGTGCGCCGTACCGCGGCAATTCAGACCGTCCGGCATACAACAGCGACCGCCCGGCGCGCGATGGCGATCGTCCTCCGTACCGAGGCAACTCCGACCGGCCGGCGTACAAGGGCAACTCTGACCGTCCGCAGCGTGACGGCGACCGTCCTCCGTACCGTGGCAACTCCGACCGCCCTCAGGGTGGCGAGCGTGCGCCGTACCGCGGCAATTCAGACCGTCCGGCATACAACAGCGACCGCCCGGCGCGCGATGGCGATCGTCCTCCGTACCGCGGCAACTCCGACCGTCCGGCACGTGATGGCGATCGTCCTCCGTACCGCGGCAACTCTGACCGTCCCCAGGGCGGGGAGCGCGCGCCGTACCGGGGCAACTCCGACCGTCCGGCCTACAACTCGGACCGCCCGGCGTACAAGGGCAACTCTGATCGCCCGCAGCGTGACGGCGAGCGTCCTCCCTACCGCGGCAATTCCGATCGTCCGGCGTACAACTCGGACCGTCCCGCATACAAGGGCAACTCCGATCGCCCGCAGCGCGACGGCGACCGTCCTCCGTACCGGGGCAACACGGATCGCCCGGCGTACAAGGGCAACTCCGATCGCCCCCAGCGCGACGGCGACCGTCCGGCGTACAACTCCGATCGTCCTGCCTACAAGGGCAACAGCGACCGTCCCCAGCGTGACGGTGACCGTCCCGCGTACAAGGGCAACAGCGACCGTCCCCAGCGTGACGGTGACCGTCCCGCGTACAAGGGCGACAGCGATCGTCCGGCATACAAGGGCACCTCTGACCGTCCCCAGCGCGATGGCGACCGTCCCGCGTACAAGGGCAACAGCGACCGCCCCGCATACAAAGGCAACTCCGACCGCCCGCAGCGCGACACCGAGAACAAGCCGTGGCTGAAGGACAGCGCCCGGGGCGGTTCACCGACTCGCGCCGGCGCGCCCCGCGACGCCGGTAAGAAGCTGTGGACCCGCGACGGCGCTCCCGCTCGCAACGACCGCGACGCCCGCGTCGTGGAAGAGGAGATGACCGAAGAGCAGCGCATGCAGCGCGAGCTCCGTTCGGTGCGTCCCCGTCACGACGACCCGGAGCTGCCCGACGACATCACGGCCGACGACCTCGACCGCATCGCGCGCAACGAGCTGAAGACCCTCACCAAGGACAACGCCGAAGCCGTGGGTCGCCACCTGGCCATGGCCGCCCGCGTGATCGACGAAGACCCCGAGCTGGCCCACCGCCACGTGATGAGCGCCGCCCGTCGCGCCGGCCGCATCGCCGTGGTGCGCGAGAGCCTCGCCATCACCGCCTACGCCACCGGCGACTTCGCCCTGGCCCTGCGGGAGCTCCGCACCTACCGCCGTATCTCGGGCTCCAACGCCCAGCTGCCCCTGATGGTGGACAGCGAACGCGGCGTCGGCCGCCCCGACCGCGCCCTCGAGCTCGGCCGGTCCGTCGACCGCAGCACGCTGCCGGCCGGCGTGCAGGTGGCCCTGGCCATCGCGATGTCGGGCGCCCGCCTCGACCTGGGTGAAGCCGAGGCCGCGCTGAGCGAGCTCGAGATCGCCCAGCTCGACCCCAAGACGGCGTTCTCCTACAGCTCCGAGCTGTTCGCCGCCTACGCCGAGGTGCTCGAAGAACTCGGCCGCACCGACGAAGCCGACCTCTGGAACGAACGCGCTTCCCGCGCCGACGCCGCGCTCAACGGCGACGTCGACGAGACCATCGAGATCGTCGAACTCGACGACGAAGAGTTCGACGAGGACGAGGACGACACCGACGACGAGTCCGACGAGGACGAGGCCGACAACGCCGACACTCCCGACGAGCTCGAGACCGCCGACATCACCATCACCGACACCGAGGACATTGCTTCACCCGATGACGAATCAACCGACGAGTCCGAGTCAGCGACCAACCACGCCGAGGGCGTGGACGAAGATCCTGAAACGACGCCCGTTGACTGA